The following are encoded together in the Thalassomonas haliotis genome:
- a CDS encoding S9 family peptidase, whose product MKLQLLAAAISVSLVACATNQNTQSPVSKPKNVAEVVKAAPAAGMENSDIITLKQIMADPDWLGRAPESWYWGDDNQTVFFKQKRQGSPIRDLYRKTITTEGNGEQVKLANMHAAADMYAVTNNSGTLEAYEFEGNVFVKDLASKKVRQLTFTSAYEYSVIFLSDGNVAYRAGNTFYRHDLDSNQVTELANLLIADEPEGIKEPDSYIGKEQHKLIDYVALQHRNAKLAKQQKEALKKGSKAITKTDFYLGEGNKIVHASLSPAGDKLFVSIAEDVADRYPNDIMPNYIAGDAQVKSQQVRSRVSDNRKYSETLLILDLNSMEKSELSYESLPGFDQDVLAKVREENYQRQGKEYNSEKQPRDIHVIRANFPIQWHKNGQQLALMLEAWDNKDRWIATVDFADNSLVSQHRLHDDAWINWSFNEFGWLNNSDKLYYLSEESGYSHVYVKALGEKASQLTTGNYEVRDLTLSRDEQTLYFKGNKKHPGIYEIYALDIAKGEVSALTDLGGMNDYQLSNDESKLLIEHSEITMPPELYVQDASVGATAVRLTHTVSEKFLSMPWTAPSVVAIPSSHQEQPIYTKVYLPKNFDKSLEKRRAVMFTHGAGYLQNAHLGWSGYFREFMFNSMLAQQGYVVMDPDYRASEGYGRDWRTAIYRHMGKPEVQDMRDAVNWVVENANVDKDRVGTYGGSYGGFLTLMSLFTDPDLFQTGAAIRLVSDWAHYNHGYTSNILNTPEDDAIAYERSSPIYFAEGLTKPLLINAPMVDDNVFFQDTVRLVQRLIELEKQDFETAIYPVEPHGFVQPSSWLDEYRRIYKLFETKL is encoded by the coding sequence ATGAAATTACAATTACTCGCCGCCGCAATCAGCGTTTCCTTGGTTGCATGTGCCACGAATCAAAACACACAGTCACCTGTTAGCAAGCCGAAAAACGTTGCCGAAGTGGTGAAAGCCGCGCCGGCAGCCGGCATGGAAAACAGTGATATTATTACCCTGAAACAGATCATGGCAGATCCCGACTGGTTAGGGCGTGCGCCCGAGTCCTGGTATTGGGGAGACGACAACCAGACGGTATTTTTTAAGCAAAAACGTCAAGGTTCTCCGATCAGGGACTTGTACCGAAAAACTATCACTACTGAAGGTAACGGCGAGCAGGTGAAGCTTGCCAATATGCATGCCGCCGCCGACATGTACGCGGTAACCAATAATAGCGGCACCTTAGAAGCCTATGAATTTGAAGGCAATGTTTTTGTTAAAGACCTTGCCAGTAAAAAAGTTCGCCAGTTAACCTTTACCTCGGCCTACGAATATTCCGTGATCTTCCTTAGCGACGGCAATGTTGCTTACCGGGCGGGCAATACCTTTTATCGCCATGATCTGGACAGCAACCAGGTAACCGAGCTGGCCAACTTACTGATCGCCGATGAGCCGGAAGGCATTAAAGAGCCGGATAGCTATATCGGCAAAGAGCAGCACAAATTAATCGACTATGTCGCGCTGCAGCACAGAAATGCCAAGTTAGCCAAACAGCAAAAAGAAGCGCTGAAAAAAGGCAGCAAGGCCATCACCAAAACAGATTTTTACTTAGGTGAAGGCAATAAAATTGTTCATGCCAGCTTATCGCCTGCCGGGGATAAATTATTTGTCAGCATTGCCGAGGATGTCGCGGATCGTTATCCGAACGATATCATGCCCAACTATATTGCCGGTGATGCCCAGGTAAAATCGCAGCAGGTGCGCTCTCGGGTATCCGATAACCGCAAATACAGCGAAACCCTGCTGATCCTGGATTTAAACAGCATGGAAAAGTCCGAGCTGAGCTATGAGAGCTTACCCGGCTTTGATCAGGATGTGTTGGCTAAGGTGCGCGAAGAAAATTATCAGCGCCAGGGCAAGGAATACAATTCGGAAAAACAGCCGCGTGATATCCATGTTATTCGCGCCAATTTCCCGATCCAATGGCATAAAAACGGTCAGCAACTGGCGCTAATGCTTGAAGCCTGGGACAACAAAGACCGCTGGATTGCCACGGTAGACTTTGCTGACAACAGTTTGGTTTCTCAGCACAGGTTGCACGACGATGCCTGGATCAACTGGTCGTTTAATGAGTTTGGCTGGTTAAATAACAGCGATAAGCTTTATTACCTGTCGGAAGAAAGCGGCTACTCCCATGTTTATGTGAAAGCCTTGGGCGAAAAAGCCAGCCAGCTGACCACAGGTAACTATGAAGTGCGTGATTTGACCTTATCAAGAGACGAGCAAACCTTGTACTTTAAAGGCAATAAAAAGCATCCGGGCATATATGAAATCTATGCTTTAGATATCGCCAAAGGTGAAGTGAGCGCGCTGACCGACCTTGGCGGCATGAACGATTACCAGCTTAGCAATGATGAATCTAAGCTGTTAATTGAGCACTCTGAAATAACCATGCCGCCGGAGTTATATGTGCAGGATGCCAGCGTTGGGGCAACAGCGGTGCGTTTAACCCACACGGTTTCTGAGAAGTTCCTGAGCATGCCGTGGACGGCGCCTTCTGTAGTGGCAATTCCTTCAAGTCACCAGGAACAGCCGATTTATACCAAAGTGTATTTGCCGAAGAATTTCGATAAAAGTCTAGAAAAACGCCGCGCGGTAATGTTTACCCATGGCGCCGGTTATCTGCAAAATGCCCACCTGGGCTGGTCGGGTTATTTCCGCGAATTTATGTTTAACAGCATGCTGGCCCAGCAAGGGTACGTAGTGATGGACCCGGATTACCGGGCATCGGAAGGTTACGGCCGCGACTGGCGTACCGCTATTTACCGCCATATGGGTAAACCTGAAGTGCAGGATATGCGTGATGCGGTGAACTGGGTGGTAGAAAATGCCAATGTTGATAAAGACAGGGTAGGCACGTATGGCGGCTCATATGGCGGCTTTCTGACGCTGATGTCGCTTTTTACCGATCCTGATTTATTCCAAACCGGTGCGGCAATTCGTTTAGTGTCTGACTGGGCCCATTACAACCACGGTTATACTTCAAACATTTTGAACACCCCGGAAGATGATGCCATTGCCTATGAGCGCAGTTCGCCGATTTATTTCGCCGAAGGTTTGACTAAACCGCTGCTTATTAATGCCCCTATGGTTGATGACAATGTTTTCTTCCAGGATACGGTGCGTTTGGTGCAAAGGTTAATTGAGCTGGAAAAACAAGACTTTGAAACCGCGATTTATCCGGTGGAGCCTCATGGTTTTGTTCAGCCAAGCTCCTGGCTGGATGAGTATCGCCGTATATATAAGTTGTTTGAAACTAAGCTGTAA